A stretch of Brassica napus cultivar Da-Ae chromosome C6, Da-Ae, whole genome shotgun sequence DNA encodes these proteins:
- the LOC106405382 gene encoding putative UPF0481 protein At3g02645 gives MDSSTCPVLSHASESPGKIGSSIPNKMDRTLDLESGTNHELSKPVPGMWRFPTNPDLCCIYRVPDCLREVNPKAYTPQLVLIGPLHRSLKSHALKSRGDITKAKSLGYLNTEAHKKIYLVEFAKRVEGNKVVEELKRKIKEDEDMIRASYSESTAWIDSPDFVEMLLHDSIFIIELMLRFNLKGPERIGDPLMDEPCLENTIKRDLILLENQLPYFILEKLFDPIIKILYPSETMRTLVISYFELDKKKKLKENSKFRHFTDLFRCIRVETLPEDGVGGFEHIAKMHNADKLYNRGVKFEAVEEEFSVWVKFDVKTGCLKIPCFRADDDMEIELRNIMAFEQSYYPYNAYVCDYVTFLDFLIDSEKDVDLLVEKGIIKNWLGHHGAISTLVNKLGLGVMDDGSSYAKIASNVIEYYDDSCNKSRSILKRVYFSNLWRGTATITAACILILTLIQTVTSIIDIIQK, from the exons ATGGATTCATCTACATGTCCTGTTCTGAGCCACGCTTCAGAATCTCCAGGAAAGATTGGATCATCCATTCCTAATAAAATGGACCGAACGTTGGATCTTGAATCGGGCACAAATCATGAGTTGAGCAAACCGGTTCCTGGGATGTGGCGGTTTCCTACAAATCCAGATCTGTGTTGCATCTACAGAGTACCAGACTGTCTACGTGAAGTAAACCCAAAAGCATACACTCCTCAGCTGGTCCTCATTGGACCGCTTCACCGTTCTTTAAAATCTCACGCTCTCAAGTCTCGAGGAGATATCACCAAGGCAAAGTCATTGGGATACTTAAACACGGAGGCGCATAAGAAGATTTACCTGGTTGAGTTCGCAAAAAGGGTCGAAGGGAACAAAGTTGTTGAAGaactcaaaagaaaaatcaaggaAGACGAAGATATGATCAGGGCAAGCTACTCAGAATCAACGGCCTGGATTGACTCTCCAGACTTTGTGGAGATGTTACTGCATGACTCTATTTTCATAATAGAGCTCATGTTAAGGTTTAACTTAAAAGGACCAGAGAGAATAGGGGATCCTCTGATGGACGAGCCTTGTCTTGAAAACACAATCAAAAGGGATCTTATTTTGCTCGAGAACCAACTTCCTTACTTCATCTTGGAAAAACTCTTTGATCCAATCATCAAAATACTGTACCCGAGCGAGACAATGCGTACACTTGTTATCAGCTACTTCGAActggacaagaagaagaaactcaaaGAGAATTCCAAGTTCAGACATTTCACTGATTTGTTCAGGTGTATCCGCGTGGAAACACTTCCTGAAGATGGTGTAGGGGGTTTCGAACACATAGCAAAGATGCATAATGCAGATAAGCTATACAACAGGGGAGTGAAGTTCGAGGCTGTAGAAGAAGAGTTTTCTGTTTGGGTGAAATTCGACGTTAAAACTGGCTGTTTGAAGATACCTTGTTTCCGGGCTGATGACGACATGGAGATAGAACTTAGAAACATAATGGCGTTTGAGCAATCATATTATCCTTACAATGCCTATGTTTGTGACTATGTCACGTTCTTGGATTTCCTGATCGACTCGGAGAAAGACGTAGACTTGCTCGTTGAGAAAG gGATCATAAAGAATTGGCTCGGGCACCATGGTGCAATCTCTACGTTGGTGAACAAGCTCGGTTTGGGAGTCATGGACGATGGCTCTTCTTATGCTAAAATCGCATCAAATGTCATCGAATACTACGATGACAGTTGCAACAAGTCACGCTCCATCCTCAAGCGCGTGTATTTCAGCAATCTGTGGAGAGGGACAGCAACCATTACTGCTGCCTGTATATTGATACTGACTCTTATCCAAACCGTAACTTCGATCATTGATATCATTCAGAAGTGA